One window of Athalia rosae chromosome 2, iyAthRosa1.1, whole genome shotgun sequence genomic DNA carries:
- the LOC105691699 gene encoding hemicentin-1 isoform X1: MAVCTEGSLSRMFLGSLVILQGLIVLTHALAADENQLDTQEGATVYLQCRFPPPSQKATYFWLRHAHDQHDNVAVGENSLATDYELFDKPEEGKYDLKITNVSYERDNGKFECRVKLGGSGTDLHYEITTLTVLRAPGPPTISPTSTPATEGKRLELQCNTKGGSPEPQVTWYRGGSSTPLHEGRTFAVTPSKEDDRANYRCVVWNRAMPKGQTLDATVTLNVNYYPRVTVGPENPLKVEANVTATLVCTVDSKPSVGSVRWMRDGSFIATAFRHAIPKVTLQDAGTYTCHADNGLERKGERSLTLDVLYPPTVTIEGPSIREAQVEDTLTVHCNVTANPPPSSIEWSREGRPEFRQSGNILRLSRVTADHAGNYTCRAVNTIHPTGAESREHFASASVIIRVRHMPGPARVTPDSPVAAEGSRVILTCMAIPAGWPESTYKWWKEGENTRGVSGEFFGSKYVIDSVHLGSEGTYKCLAMNEIGNGEPASVKLTVHQPPKFTIKLQPHVTRKVGESSFKATCTAQGKPKPIVRWLKDDEELTAGAGLYEVSTESTEIRSNVTSVQSTLGFVGRSRPQSDEIIPGDRGKYTCVFENDVKKVESTMMLKVEHAPIAVHQHGKVAYNLKQTAEIACKVQAWPKPEFQWSFGTNTAPLQMSSDGHYDISTTSDNYDVYTSILKMPDIRERDYGEYSCRVANGLGTITSTIRLQPKGAPEKPTNIKAIDMGPSHVALLWDPGFDGGLPNTKYFVSYRRAAGGDEVVAPDCAAPRGPAGQWLEFDCRSSNPCNVTSLDQHQTYSFKVKAYNTKGHSDYSDDVSATTAVAKIPAPQRVSYDPEAGSLAINVGPTCLALVAAVEKSEGSDNTWRLVDVWQLEVLGSVATQREGSLDLETSNPEPRIRVRLCLKADHQKCGEYTDAEIGPSYIAQSGALATPTLIALVVSGAVFLLFAALLLLFCRCRRKHAAKAKDYEMDSNAVRPSLVAGNGQQTQAPPPYYAENKALEHSLDLALALEDPKSPAYAQPGYGYHQPNHNINGENGVNMGYMDNSYSNSNNGGSVNSQDSLWQMKLAAANGGNPPYDPMQHGGYGAADPDYATYPHLTQHEDYRESYNPSRQEFCPDPYAAVVKSKKHMDSPYHDVSGLPDPYLEGLDEDTKPPQHVSLSYDESLESGYSTPNSRGRRVIREIIV, translated from the exons TGCTGACGCACGCTTTGGCAGCGGACGAGAATCAACTGGACACTCAGGAAGGAGCGACGGTATACTTACAGTGTCGTTTCCCCCCTCCGAGTCAAAAAGCGACGTATTTTTGGCTACGGCACGCGCACGACCAGCACGACAACGTTGCCGTGGGTGAAAATTCGTTAGCAACCGATTACGAACTGTTCGACAAGCCCGAGGAGGGCAAATACGACCTCAAGATAACGAACGTTTCCTACGAACGTGACAACGGGAAGTTCGAGTGTCGCGTAAAACTCGGAGGTTCCGGTACCGACCTGCACTACGAGATCACGACTCTGACGGTTCTCAGGGCGCCCGGGCCTCCCACGATCTCTCCAACCTCGACACCGGCAACGGAAGGAAAGCGTCTGGAACTTCAGTGCAACACGAAGGGCGGCAGTCCCGAACCGCAAGTGACGTGGTACCGCGGCGGAAGTTCGACACCGCTTCACGAGGGTCGGACGTTCGCAGTTACGCCGTCGAAGGAGGACGACCGCGCGAATTACCGCTGCGTCGTCTGGAACCGAGCGATGCCAAAGGGTCAAACTTTGGACGCCACGGTAACCCTGAACGTCAATTACTACCCCAGGGTAACGGTGGGACCCGAAAATCCGCTGAAGGTCGAAGCGAACGTAACGGCGACTCTGGTCTGCACGGTGGACTCGAAACCGAGCGTCGGTTCCGTCAGATGGATGCGAGACGGAAGTTTCATAGCTACCGCGTTCCGACACGCCATACCAAAGGTGACTCTTCAGGACGCCGGAACGTACACCTGCCACGCGGACAACGGGCTCGAACGAAAGGGCGAGAGATCACTGACTCTCGACGTTCTCTACCCGCCGACGGTTACCATCGAAGGGCCTTCCATTCGCGAAGCTCAAGTCGAGGACACGCTCACCGTGCACTGCAACGTCACCGCGAATCCGCCGCCGTCCAGCATCGAGTGGTCGAGGGAAGGTCGTCCGGAATTTCGCCAGTCGGGAAACATACTCCGACTTTCCAGAGTGACCGCCGACCACGCGGGAAATTACACCTGCCGAGCCGTCAACACCATTCATCCGACCGGCGCTGAATCCAGGGAGCATTTCGCCTCGGCGTCCGTCATAATTCGCGTGCGACACATGCCGGGCCCGGCGAGAGTCACTCCCGACTCACCGGTAGCAGCCGAAGGCTCCAGGGTGATTCTCACCTGCATGGCCATACCCGCCGGATGGCCGGAGTCGACGTACAAGTGGtggaaagagggggaaaacaCGCGGGGTGTTTCCGGCGAATTTTTCGGATCCAAGTACGTCATCGATTCGGTGCACCTCGGCAGCGAGGGAACTTACAAGTGTCTCGCTATGAACGAGATCGGGAACGGAGAACCCGCCTCCGTGAAACTCACCGTACATCAACCGCCGAAATTCACCATCAAACTGCAGCCCCACGTGACGAGGAA AGTGGGTGAATCGTCGTTCAAAGCTACGTGCACGGCCCAAGGTAAACCGAAGCCGATAGTCCGTTGGCTGAAGGACGACGAAGAACTGACCGCGGGAGCCGGACTTTACGAAGTCAGCACGGAGTCGACGGAAATCAGGAGTAACGTGACGTCGGTTCAATCGACATTGGGTTTCGTCGGTCGTTCCCGTCCCCAGAGCGACGAGATAATACCCGGTGACCGCGGCAAGTACACTTGCGTATTCGAGAACGACGTCAAGAAAGTAGAATCCACGATGATGCTGAAGGTCGAGCACGCTCCAATCGCGGTTCATCAGCACGGCAAGGTTGCCTACAACTTGAAACAGACCGCCGAAATAGCGTGCAAAGTCCAAGCCTGGCCCAAACCGGAATTCCAATGGAGTTTCGGTACGAACACCGCGCCCCTACAGATGTCGAGCGACGGCCACTACGACATCTCGACCACGTCCGATAACTACGACGTTTACACGTCGATCCTCAAAATGCCGGACATCAGGGAGCGCGACTACGGCGAGTACAGTTGTCGCGTTGCCAATGGATTGGGAACCATTACCTCCACTATTCGTCTTCAACCGAAAGGAGCTCCCGAGAAACCGACGAACATAAAAGCCATCGACATGGGTCCCTCCCACGTCGCTCTCCTCTGGGATCCAGGCTTCGACGGTGGATTGCCGAACACCAAGTATTTCGTTTCTTACCGGAGAGCAGCCGGCGGCGATGAAGTAGTCGCACCCGACTGCGCCGCGCCGAGGGGACCAGCCGGACAGTGGCTGGAATTCGACTGCCGCAGTTCGAATCCTTGCAACGTCACCAGTCTCGATCAGCACCAAACTTACTCGTTCAAGGTCAAGGCCTACAACACCAAAGGACACAGCGACTACTCGGATGACGTGAGCGCTACCACGGCGGTGGCGAAGATTCCCGCGCCTCAAAGGGTCAGCTACGACCCCGAAGCCGGATCTCTGGCCATCAACGTCGGACCGACTTGTCTGGCGCTCGTAGCCGCGGTCGAAAAATCTGAGGGATCCGACAACACTTGGAGACTGGTCGACGTCTGGCAACTCGAGGTGCTCGGAAGTGTCGCGACGCAAAGAGAGGGCAGCTTGGATCTGGAGACCAGCAATCCGGAGCCTCGCATCAGGGTGAGATTGTGCCTGAAGGCCGATCACCAGAAATGCGGAGAGTACACCGACGCGGAAA TTGGTCCGTCTTACATCGCTCAGTCCGGTGCCCTGGCAACGCCGACTTTGATCGCTCTGGTCGTCAGCGGTGCCGTTTTCCTGTTATTCGCAGCTCTTCTCTTGCTGTTTTGTAGATGCCGGAGAAAGCACGCTGCAAAGGCTAAGGATTACGAGATGGACTCCAACGC GGTAAGGCCCAGTCTCGTCGCTGGAAATGGTCAGCAAACTCAAGCACCGCCCCCCTATTACGCTGAAAACAAAGCTCTCGAACACAGTCTGGACCTCGCCTTGGCCCTCGAAGACCCAAAAAGTCCCGCCTACGCTCAACCGGGTTACGGGTACCACCAACCGAACCACAACATTAACGGTGAGAATG GTGTTAACATGGGCTACATGGACAACAGCTACTCTAATTCGAATAATGGAGGATCAGTCAATTCCCAAGACTCCCTGTGGCAGATGAAACTCGCCGCTGCTAATGGTGGCAATCCGCCCTACGACCCAATGCAGCATGGAGGATATGGAGCGGCGGATCCGGACTACGCTACTTACCCTCACTTAACGCAACACGAAGATTACAGGGAAAGCTATAACCCCAGCCGCCAGGAATTCTGCCCCGATCCGTACGCCGCGGTTGTCAAATCCAAGAAACATATGG ATTCTCCCTACCACGATGTGTCTGGTCTGCCAGACCCGTACCTCGAGGGTCTCGACGAGGACACGAAACCACCGCAGCACGTATCTCTCTCGTACGACGAGAGTCTAGAGTCCGGTTACTCGACCCCCAACAGCCGCGGACGTAGAGTGATCAGGGAAATAATCGTCTGA
- the LOC105691699 gene encoding neural cell adhesion molecule 2 isoform X4 — protein MPKGQTLDATVTLNVNYYPRVTVGPENPLKVEANVTATLVCTVDSKPSVGSVRWMRDGSFIATAFRHAIPKVTLQDAGTYTCHADNGLERKGERSLTLDVLYPPTVTIEGPSIREAQVEDTLTVHCNVTANPPPSSIEWSREGRPEFRQSGNILRLSRVTADHAGNYTCRAVNTIHPTGAESREHFASASVIIRVRHMPGPARVTPDSPVAAEGSRVILTCMAIPAGWPESTYKWWKEGENTRGVSGEFFGSKYVIDSVHLGSEGTYKCLAMNEIGNGEPASVKLTVHQPPKFTIKLQPHVTRKVGESSFKATCTAQGKPKPIVRWLKDDEELTAGAGLYEVSTESTEIRSNVTSVQSTLGFVGRSRPQSDEIIPGDRGKYTCVFENDVKKVESTMMLKVEHAPIAVHQHGKVAYNLKQTAEIACKVQAWPKPEFQWSFGTNTAPLQMSSDGHYDISTTSDNYDVYTSILKMPDIRERDYGEYSCRVANGLGTITSTIRLQPKGAPEKPTNIKAIDMGPSHVALLWDPGFDGGLPNTKYFVSYRRAAGGDEVVAPDCAAPRGPAGQWLEFDCRSSNPCNVTSLDQHQTYSFKVKAYNTKGHSDYSDDVSATTAVAKIPAPQRVSYDPEAGSLAINVGPTCLALVAAVEKSEGSDNTWRLVDVWQLEVLGSVATQREGSLDLETSNPEPRIRVRLCLKADHQKCGEYTDAEIGPSYIAQSGALATPTLIALVVSGAVFLLFAALLLLFCRCRRKHAAKAKDYEMDSNAVRPSLVAGNGQQTQAPPPYYAENKALEHSLDLALALEDPKSPAYAQPGYGYHQPNHNINGENGVNMGYMDNSYSNSNNGGSVNSQDSLWQMKLAAANGGNPPYDPMQHGGYGAADPDYATYPHLTQHEDYRESYNPSRQEFCPDPYAAVVKSKKHMDSPYHDVSGLPDPYLEGLDEDTKPPQHVSLSYDESLESGYSTPNSRGRRVIREIIV, from the exons ATGCCAAAGGGTCAAACTTTGGACGCCACGGTAACCCTGAACGTCAATTACTACCCCAGGGTAACGGTGGGACCCGAAAATCCGCTGAAGGTCGAAGCGAACGTAACGGCGACTCTGGTCTGCACGGTGGACTCGAAACCGAGCGTCGGTTCCGTCAGATGGATGCGAGACGGAAGTTTCATAGCTACCGCGTTCCGACACGCCATACCAAAGGTGACTCTTCAGGACGCCGGAACGTACACCTGCCACGCGGACAACGGGCTCGAACGAAAGGGCGAGAGATCACTGACTCTCGACGTTCTCTACCCGCCGACGGTTACCATCGAAGGGCCTTCCATTCGCGAAGCTCAAGTCGAGGACACGCTCACCGTGCACTGCAACGTCACCGCGAATCCGCCGCCGTCCAGCATCGAGTGGTCGAGGGAAGGTCGTCCGGAATTTCGCCAGTCGGGAAACATACTCCGACTTTCCAGAGTGACCGCCGACCACGCGGGAAATTACACCTGCCGAGCCGTCAACACCATTCATCCGACCGGCGCTGAATCCAGGGAGCATTTCGCCTCGGCGTCCGTCATAATTCGCGTGCGACACATGCCGGGCCCGGCGAGAGTCACTCCCGACTCACCGGTAGCAGCCGAAGGCTCCAGGGTGATTCTCACCTGCATGGCCATACCCGCCGGATGGCCGGAGTCGACGTACAAGTGGtggaaagagggggaaaacaCGCGGGGTGTTTCCGGCGAATTTTTCGGATCCAAGTACGTCATCGATTCGGTGCACCTCGGCAGCGAGGGAACTTACAAGTGTCTCGCTATGAACGAGATCGGGAACGGAGAACCCGCCTCCGTGAAACTCACCGTACATCAACCGCCGAAATTCACCATCAAACTGCAGCCCCACGTGACGAGGAA AGTGGGTGAATCGTCGTTCAAAGCTACGTGCACGGCCCAAGGTAAACCGAAGCCGATAGTCCGTTGGCTGAAGGACGACGAAGAACTGACCGCGGGAGCCGGACTTTACGAAGTCAGCACGGAGTCGACGGAAATCAGGAGTAACGTGACGTCGGTTCAATCGACATTGGGTTTCGTCGGTCGTTCCCGTCCCCAGAGCGACGAGATAATACCCGGTGACCGCGGCAAGTACACTTGCGTATTCGAGAACGACGTCAAGAAAGTAGAATCCACGATGATGCTGAAGGTCGAGCACGCTCCAATCGCGGTTCATCAGCACGGCAAGGTTGCCTACAACTTGAAACAGACCGCCGAAATAGCGTGCAAAGTCCAAGCCTGGCCCAAACCGGAATTCCAATGGAGTTTCGGTACGAACACCGCGCCCCTACAGATGTCGAGCGACGGCCACTACGACATCTCGACCACGTCCGATAACTACGACGTTTACACGTCGATCCTCAAAATGCCGGACATCAGGGAGCGCGACTACGGCGAGTACAGTTGTCGCGTTGCCAATGGATTGGGAACCATTACCTCCACTATTCGTCTTCAACCGAAAGGAGCTCCCGAGAAACCGACGAACATAAAAGCCATCGACATGGGTCCCTCCCACGTCGCTCTCCTCTGGGATCCAGGCTTCGACGGTGGATTGCCGAACACCAAGTATTTCGTTTCTTACCGGAGAGCAGCCGGCGGCGATGAAGTAGTCGCACCCGACTGCGCCGCGCCGAGGGGACCAGCCGGACAGTGGCTGGAATTCGACTGCCGCAGTTCGAATCCTTGCAACGTCACCAGTCTCGATCAGCACCAAACTTACTCGTTCAAGGTCAAGGCCTACAACACCAAAGGACACAGCGACTACTCGGATGACGTGAGCGCTACCACGGCGGTGGCGAAGATTCCCGCGCCTCAAAGGGTCAGCTACGACCCCGAAGCCGGATCTCTGGCCATCAACGTCGGACCGACTTGTCTGGCGCTCGTAGCCGCGGTCGAAAAATCTGAGGGATCCGACAACACTTGGAGACTGGTCGACGTCTGGCAACTCGAGGTGCTCGGAAGTGTCGCGACGCAAAGAGAGGGCAGCTTGGATCTGGAGACCAGCAATCCGGAGCCTCGCATCAGGGTGAGATTGTGCCTGAAGGCCGATCACCAGAAATGCGGAGAGTACACCGACGCGGAAA TTGGTCCGTCTTACATCGCTCAGTCCGGTGCCCTGGCAACGCCGACTTTGATCGCTCTGGTCGTCAGCGGTGCCGTTTTCCTGTTATTCGCAGCTCTTCTCTTGCTGTTTTGTAGATGCCGGAGAAAGCACGCTGCAAAGGCTAAGGATTACGAGATGGACTCCAACGC GGTAAGGCCCAGTCTCGTCGCTGGAAATGGTCAGCAAACTCAAGCACCGCCCCCCTATTACGCTGAAAACAAAGCTCTCGAACACAGTCTGGACCTCGCCTTGGCCCTCGAAGACCCAAAAAGTCCCGCCTACGCTCAACCGGGTTACGGGTACCACCAACCGAACCACAACATTAACGGTGAGAATG GTGTTAACATGGGCTACATGGACAACAGCTACTCTAATTCGAATAATGGAGGATCAGTCAATTCCCAAGACTCCCTGTGGCAGATGAAACTCGCCGCTGCTAATGGTGGCAATCCGCCCTACGACCCAATGCAGCATGGAGGATATGGAGCGGCGGATCCGGACTACGCTACTTACCCTCACTTAACGCAACACGAAGATTACAGGGAAAGCTATAACCCCAGCCGCCAGGAATTCTGCCCCGATCCGTACGCCGCGGTTGTCAAATCCAAGAAACATATGG ATTCTCCCTACCACGATGTGTCTGGTCTGCCAGACCCGTACCTCGAGGGTCTCGACGAGGACACGAAACCACCGCAGCACGTATCTCTCTCGTACGACGAGAGTCTAGAGTCCGGTTACTCGACCCCCAACAGCCGCGGACGTAGAGTGATCAGGGAAATAATCGTCTGA
- the LOC105691699 gene encoding hemicentin-1 isoform X2: MAVCTEGSLSRMFLGSLVILQGLIVLTHALAADENQLDTQEGATVYLQCRFPPPSQKATYFWLRHAHDQHDNVAVGENSLATDYELFDKPEEGKYDLKITNVSYERDNGKFECRVKLGGSGTDLHYEITTLTVLRAPGPPTISPTSTPATEGKRLELQCNTKGGSPEPQVTWYRGGSSTPLHEGRTFAVTPSKEDDRANYRCVVWNRAMPKGQTLDATVTLNVNYYPRVTVGPENPLKVEANVTATLVCTVDSKPSVGSVRWMRDGSFIATAFRHAIPKVTLQDAGTYTCHADNGLERKGERSLTLDVLYPPTVTIEGPSIREAQVEDTLTVHCNVTANPPPSSIEWSREGRPEFRQSGNILRLSRVTADHAGNYTCRAVNTIHPTGAESREHFASASVIIRVRHMPGPARVTPDSPVAAEGSRVILTCMAIPAGWPESTYKWWKEGENTRGVSGEFFGSKYVIDSVHLGSEGTYKCLAMNEIGNGEPASVKLTVHQPPKFTIKLQPHVTRKVGESSFKATCTAQGKPKPIVRWLKDDEELTAGAGLYEVSTESTEIRSNVTSVQSTLGFVGRSRPQSDEIIPGDRGKYTCVFENDVKKVESTMMLKVEHAPIAVHQHGKVAYNLKQTAEIACKVQAWPKPEFQWSFGTNTAPLQMSSDGHYDISTTSDNYDVYTSILKMPDIRERDYGEYSCRVANGLGTITSTIRLQPKGAPEKPTNIKAIDMGPSHVALLWDPGFDGGLPNTKYFVSYRRAAGGDEVVAPDCAAPRGPAGQWLEFDCRSSNPCNVTSLDQHQTYSFKVKAYNTKGHSDYSDDVSATTAVAKIPAPQRVSYDPEAGSLAINVGPTCLALVAAVEKSEGSDNTWRLVDVWQLEVLGSVATQREGSLDLETSNPEPRIRVRLCLKADHQKCGEYTDAEIGPSYIAQSGALATPTLIALVVSGAVFLLFAALLLLFCRCRRKHAAKAKDYEMDSNAVRPSLVAGNGQQTQAPPPYYAENKALEHSLDLALALEDPKSPAYAQPGYGYHQPNHNINGVNMGYMDNSYSNSNNGGSVNSQDSLWQMKLAAANGGNPPYDPMQHGGYGAADPDYATYPHLTQHEDYRESYNPSRQEFCPDPYAAVVKSKKHMDSPYHDVSGLPDPYLEGLDEDTKPPQHVSLSYDESLESGYSTPNSRGRRVIREIIV; encoded by the exons TGCTGACGCACGCTTTGGCAGCGGACGAGAATCAACTGGACACTCAGGAAGGAGCGACGGTATACTTACAGTGTCGTTTCCCCCCTCCGAGTCAAAAAGCGACGTATTTTTGGCTACGGCACGCGCACGACCAGCACGACAACGTTGCCGTGGGTGAAAATTCGTTAGCAACCGATTACGAACTGTTCGACAAGCCCGAGGAGGGCAAATACGACCTCAAGATAACGAACGTTTCCTACGAACGTGACAACGGGAAGTTCGAGTGTCGCGTAAAACTCGGAGGTTCCGGTACCGACCTGCACTACGAGATCACGACTCTGACGGTTCTCAGGGCGCCCGGGCCTCCCACGATCTCTCCAACCTCGACACCGGCAACGGAAGGAAAGCGTCTGGAACTTCAGTGCAACACGAAGGGCGGCAGTCCCGAACCGCAAGTGACGTGGTACCGCGGCGGAAGTTCGACACCGCTTCACGAGGGTCGGACGTTCGCAGTTACGCCGTCGAAGGAGGACGACCGCGCGAATTACCGCTGCGTCGTCTGGAACCGAGCGATGCCAAAGGGTCAAACTTTGGACGCCACGGTAACCCTGAACGTCAATTACTACCCCAGGGTAACGGTGGGACCCGAAAATCCGCTGAAGGTCGAAGCGAACGTAACGGCGACTCTGGTCTGCACGGTGGACTCGAAACCGAGCGTCGGTTCCGTCAGATGGATGCGAGACGGAAGTTTCATAGCTACCGCGTTCCGACACGCCATACCAAAGGTGACTCTTCAGGACGCCGGAACGTACACCTGCCACGCGGACAACGGGCTCGAACGAAAGGGCGAGAGATCACTGACTCTCGACGTTCTCTACCCGCCGACGGTTACCATCGAAGGGCCTTCCATTCGCGAAGCTCAAGTCGAGGACACGCTCACCGTGCACTGCAACGTCACCGCGAATCCGCCGCCGTCCAGCATCGAGTGGTCGAGGGAAGGTCGTCCGGAATTTCGCCAGTCGGGAAACATACTCCGACTTTCCAGAGTGACCGCCGACCACGCGGGAAATTACACCTGCCGAGCCGTCAACACCATTCATCCGACCGGCGCTGAATCCAGGGAGCATTTCGCCTCGGCGTCCGTCATAATTCGCGTGCGACACATGCCGGGCCCGGCGAGAGTCACTCCCGACTCACCGGTAGCAGCCGAAGGCTCCAGGGTGATTCTCACCTGCATGGCCATACCCGCCGGATGGCCGGAGTCGACGTACAAGTGGtggaaagagggggaaaacaCGCGGGGTGTTTCCGGCGAATTTTTCGGATCCAAGTACGTCATCGATTCGGTGCACCTCGGCAGCGAGGGAACTTACAAGTGTCTCGCTATGAACGAGATCGGGAACGGAGAACCCGCCTCCGTGAAACTCACCGTACATCAACCGCCGAAATTCACCATCAAACTGCAGCCCCACGTGACGAGGAA AGTGGGTGAATCGTCGTTCAAAGCTACGTGCACGGCCCAAGGTAAACCGAAGCCGATAGTCCGTTGGCTGAAGGACGACGAAGAACTGACCGCGGGAGCCGGACTTTACGAAGTCAGCACGGAGTCGACGGAAATCAGGAGTAACGTGACGTCGGTTCAATCGACATTGGGTTTCGTCGGTCGTTCCCGTCCCCAGAGCGACGAGATAATACCCGGTGACCGCGGCAAGTACACTTGCGTATTCGAGAACGACGTCAAGAAAGTAGAATCCACGATGATGCTGAAGGTCGAGCACGCTCCAATCGCGGTTCATCAGCACGGCAAGGTTGCCTACAACTTGAAACAGACCGCCGAAATAGCGTGCAAAGTCCAAGCCTGGCCCAAACCGGAATTCCAATGGAGTTTCGGTACGAACACCGCGCCCCTACAGATGTCGAGCGACGGCCACTACGACATCTCGACCACGTCCGATAACTACGACGTTTACACGTCGATCCTCAAAATGCCGGACATCAGGGAGCGCGACTACGGCGAGTACAGTTGTCGCGTTGCCAATGGATTGGGAACCATTACCTCCACTATTCGTCTTCAACCGAAAGGAGCTCCCGAGAAACCGACGAACATAAAAGCCATCGACATGGGTCCCTCCCACGTCGCTCTCCTCTGGGATCCAGGCTTCGACGGTGGATTGCCGAACACCAAGTATTTCGTTTCTTACCGGAGAGCAGCCGGCGGCGATGAAGTAGTCGCACCCGACTGCGCCGCGCCGAGGGGACCAGCCGGACAGTGGCTGGAATTCGACTGCCGCAGTTCGAATCCTTGCAACGTCACCAGTCTCGATCAGCACCAAACTTACTCGTTCAAGGTCAAGGCCTACAACACCAAAGGACACAGCGACTACTCGGATGACGTGAGCGCTACCACGGCGGTGGCGAAGATTCCCGCGCCTCAAAGGGTCAGCTACGACCCCGAAGCCGGATCTCTGGCCATCAACGTCGGACCGACTTGTCTGGCGCTCGTAGCCGCGGTCGAAAAATCTGAGGGATCCGACAACACTTGGAGACTGGTCGACGTCTGGCAACTCGAGGTGCTCGGAAGTGTCGCGACGCAAAGAGAGGGCAGCTTGGATCTGGAGACCAGCAATCCGGAGCCTCGCATCAGGGTGAGATTGTGCCTGAAGGCCGATCACCAGAAATGCGGAGAGTACACCGACGCGGAAA TTGGTCCGTCTTACATCGCTCAGTCCGGTGCCCTGGCAACGCCGACTTTGATCGCTCTGGTCGTCAGCGGTGCCGTTTTCCTGTTATTCGCAGCTCTTCTCTTGCTGTTTTGTAGATGCCGGAGAAAGCACGCTGCAAAGGCTAAGGATTACGAGATGGACTCCAACGC GGTAAGGCCCAGTCTCGTCGCTGGAAATGGTCAGCAAACTCAAGCACCGCCCCCCTATTACGCTGAAAACAAAGCTCTCGAACACAGTCTGGACCTCGCCTTGGCCCTCGAAGACCCAAAAAGTCCCGCCTACGCTCAACCGGGTTACGGGTACCACCAACCGAACCACAACATTAACG GTGTTAACATGGGCTACATGGACAACAGCTACTCTAATTCGAATAATGGAGGATCAGTCAATTCCCAAGACTCCCTGTGGCAGATGAAACTCGCCGCTGCTAATGGTGGCAATCCGCCCTACGACCCAATGCAGCATGGAGGATATGGAGCGGCGGATCCGGACTACGCTACTTACCCTCACTTAACGCAACACGAAGATTACAGGGAAAGCTATAACCCCAGCCGCCAGGAATTCTGCCCCGATCCGTACGCCGCGGTTGTCAAATCCAAGAAACATATGG ATTCTCCCTACCACGATGTGTCTGGTCTGCCAGACCCGTACCTCGAGGGTCTCGACGAGGACACGAAACCACCGCAGCACGTATCTCTCTCGTACGACGAGAGTCTAGAGTCCGGTTACTCGACCCCCAACAGCCGCGGACGTAGAGTGATCAGGGAAATAATCGTCTGA